Proteins encoded by one window of Cannabis sativa cultivar Pink pepper isolate KNU-18-1 chromosome 4, ASM2916894v1, whole genome shotgun sequence:
- the LOC133036767 gene encoding uncharacterized mitochondrial protein AtMg00310-like, protein MSVFLLPMKTCKAIEIVMSKYWWQSQKQSRGVSWLSWNKLCNHKNSGGLGFKDLRQYNIALLGKQSWRLLVNESALVTRVFKARYFPKSSFLAAPLGNNPSYVWRSLFETKNLMLAGVRKSIASGLQTPILDVPWLPHEDCPFVQSDHPALKISWCLH, encoded by the coding sequence ATGTCTGTTTTTCTTTTGCCTATGAAGACTTGTAAAGCCATTGAGATTGTTATGAGCAAGTACTGGTGGCAATCACAAAAGCAAAGCCGTGGGGTGTCTTGGTTGAGCTGGAATAAATTATGCAATCATAAGAATAGTGGGGGTCTTGGTTTTAAAGATCTTAGACAGTATAATATTGCATTATTGGGAAAGCAATCATGGAGGTTGCTGGTGAATGAATCTGCATTAGTAACAAGGGTGTTTAAAGCAAGATATTTTCCTAAAAGTTCCTTCTTGGCTGCCCCTTTGGGAAACAACCCAAGCTATGTGTGGAGAAGCTTGTTTGAGACTAAAAATCTGATGTTGGCAGGGGTAAGAAAGAGTATTGCTAGTGGCTTGCAAACTCCTATTCTAGATGTTCCGTGGCTGCCTCATGAAGATTGTCCTTTTGTTCAATCGGATCACCCTGCACTTAAAATCAGTTGGTGTCTTCATTAA
- the LOC133036768 gene encoding uncharacterized protein LOC133036768: MWLRNQSIPAGVDSGLWKKIWKLRVQPKVLHFGCRAMSGILATKVELNTKHVYVNSLCSFCNMVEESTMHVLVSCNFAKSCWIRSSLNITSFSQHYFYNWFQDLMSSNSGEQLEEALMVAWAIWNARNNLLWNQKSTTTVEVILSARTHLYQWQCAQQSKLEPPLSHLRLGRR; the protein is encoded by the coding sequence ATGTGGCTAAGAAACCAGTCAATTCCTGCTGGTGTGGATTCGggtttatggaaaaaaatttGGAAACTGAGAGTGCAACCGAAGGTCCTTCACTTCGGGTGCAGAGCTATGTCTGGTATACTTGCTACTAAGGTCGAACTtaacaccaaacatgtctatgTTAACAGCTTATGTAGTTTCTGCAACATGGTCGAAGAGTCTACAATGCATGTTTTGGTGAGTTGTAACTTTGCTAAGTCTTGCTGGATTAGATCTTCTCTCAACATCACTTCTTTCTCTCAGCATTACTTCTATAATTGGTTCCAAGATTTAATGAGTAGTAACTCAGGCGAACAACTTGAGGAAGCTCTTATGGTTGCCTGGGCCATTTGGAATGCAAGAAACAATTTGCTATGGAATCAAAAATCTACTACAACAGTTGAGGTAATTCTTTCTGCAAGAACTCATCTTTACCAATGGCAGTGTGCTCAACAATCTAAATTGGAGCCTCCTTTATCTCATTTGAGATTGGGAAGGAGATAG